One Eubacteriales bacterium mix99 genomic window carries:
- the istA gene encoding IS21 family transposase, which translates to MTKYREILRLSHLGLSQQSIADSCSVSKKTVNRVLKRAKDIQLSWPLEANQTDQVLADILFPSANKHSASSQKRMPDFNYIRKELLRNGVNKKLLWTEYMEECRLAGENPLMYSQFCYYIQQDEQKRRATMHIDRKPGEQIEVDWAGDPAHIIDPDTGEIIDAWLFVGVMTYSMYPYVEAFINEKQNAWISAHVHMYEYFGGVAKILVPDNCKTAVIHNKDWYNQQVNTVYHEMAEHYGTAIIPARVRAPKDKPNAEGSVNVISTWITAALRNEQFFSVVELNRAIHEKLEEFSHRPFQKKEGSRFEIFRNEELPLLAPLPASPYELAEWKQATVQFNYHISCNGMLYSVPYEYIKRKVDVRITDKTIEIFYNHNRIASHRRLYGRKGQYATIVEHMPEDHQKYLEWNGNRFRRWAERIGANTYQVVDAILTSKCVEQQSYRSCMGLLKLADKYSADRLEASCKKALSYTASPSYKSIKNILSAGRDKTADTSVDKTTESETRQNRYAITRGADYYRR; encoded by the coding sequence ATGACCAAATACCGAGAGATTCTTAGATTATCTCATCTGGGGCTCAGCCAGCAGAGCATTGCAGACAGCTGCAGTGTCTCAAAGAAAACGGTCAATCGGGTTCTTAAGCGGGCAAAGGATATTCAGCTTTCCTGGCCGCTTGAAGCGAACCAGACTGATCAGGTATTGGCAGATATATTGTTTCCGTCTGCCAATAAGCATTCGGCATCTTCGCAAAAGCGTATGCCGGATTTCAACTACATCCGCAAGGAGTTGCTCCGCAATGGGGTCAATAAAAAGCTCCTGTGGACGGAATACATGGAAGAGTGCCGTTTAGCAGGCGAGAACCCGCTTATGTATTCCCAGTTTTGCTATTACATCCAGCAGGATGAGCAGAAACGCCGTGCAACAATGCATATCGACCGTAAACCCGGCGAACAGATCGAAGTAGACTGGGCCGGAGATCCGGCGCACATCATTGATCCGGATACCGGTGAAATCATCGACGCATGGCTGTTTGTTGGTGTTATGACCTACAGCATGTATCCTTATGTGGAGGCTTTTATTAACGAGAAGCAAAACGCATGGATTTCTGCCCATGTCCATATGTACGAATACTTTGGCGGTGTCGCTAAGATTCTTGTACCGGACAACTGCAAAACAGCCGTTATACACAATAAGGACTGGTATAACCAGCAGGTCAACACAGTTTACCATGAAATGGCTGAGCACTATGGCACAGCCATCATCCCAGCCCGGGTCAGGGCACCCAAGGACAAGCCGAATGCGGAAGGCAGTGTGAATGTCATTTCCACCTGGATTACCGCCGCATTACGCAACGAACAGTTCTTCTCAGTGGTCGAATTAAATCGTGCTATCCATGAAAAACTGGAAGAATTCAGCCATCGCCCTTTTCAAAAGAAAGAGGGCAGCCGGTTTGAAATCTTCCGCAACGAAGAACTGCCATTGCTGGCTCCCTTACCTGCGTCCCCTTACGAACTGGCGGAATGGAAACAAGCCACCGTTCAGTTCAATTATCACATATCTTGCAACGGAATGCTATATTCAGTTCCGTATGAATACATAAAACGCAAGGTTGATGTACGGATAACCGATAAGACTATTGAGATTTTCTATAACCATAACCGCATTGCCTCCCACCGCCGTCTGTATGGCCGTAAGGGGCAGTATGCCACCATTGTGGAGCACATGCCGGAAGACCATCAGAAATACCTGGAATGGAACGGCAATCGATTCCGCAGATGGGCTGAGCGGATTGGTGCCAATACGTACCAGGTCGTGGATGCCATCCTTACCTCCAAATGTGTGGAACAGCAATCTTATCGCAGCTGTATGGGGCTACTGAAGCTGGCAGACAAATATTCAGCTGACAGACTTGAAGCCTCCTGCAAAAAGGCCCTTAGTTACACGGCCTCGCCCAGCTATAAGAGCATAAAGAACATACTCTCTGCCGGGCGGGATAAAACAGCTGATACGTCCGTCGACAAAACGACGGAGTCCGAAACCAGACAGAACAGATACGCCATCACCAGAGGCGCTGATTATTACAGGAGGTAA
- a CDS encoding SpoIID/LytB domain-containing protein → MKSITKKTFVKYLVIVITVVAIFTPASHIYASESHSTAIVNIPEVINKYANAVNNKDWDSFVESYSPERQKDYVGFPSQYQIENRTGILSVDSIRVYEAKEIPSEHIMEIEPYFLDINNSLYDDIRYFYVGFDYKVYEESEFFYNGVKYELLAIGSVDKTEYIIGHENVYDISKLEKFGYSFNSDAERKAQNVVSQREKGIIVNFDNDIISSNDGGTDIKDKVEGESIQQPTEIEDDAILPEPEINNVPKNENINTQEQIDLEKAKQGRSSQLIQPQSATSPPSTFKLYITRTGVLTNIGFDSYAKCVLPNEWYASWRPKALQAGAVTIKTYAWYNATYPRRPATDYGAHLTDNPANYQHYVANSNQPSTRFFDSRKQNNDS, encoded by the coding sequence ATGAAGTCAATTACCAAAAAAACGTTTGTTAAGTATTTAGTAATTGTAATAACGGTGGTGGCAATATTTACTCCTGCGTCGCATATTTATGCTTCTGAGTCTCATTCTACTGCAATAGTTAATATACCGGAAGTAATTAACAAATATGCAAATGCTGTTAATAATAAGGATTGGGATTCTTTTGTAGAATCATATTCGCCCGAAAGACAAAAGGATTATGTTGGTTTCCCAAGTCAATATCAAATAGAAAACCGTACTGGCATCCTTTCTGTAGATTCAATTCGAGTCTATGAAGCAAAAGAAATACCGTCAGAGCATATTATGGAAATAGAACCTTATTTTTTGGACATAAACAATTCATTATATGATGACATTCGTTACTTTTATGTAGGCTTTGATTATAAAGTTTATGAAGAAAGTGAGTTTTTCTATAACGGTGTTAAATATGAATTGTTAGCGATTGGCAGTGTGGATAAGACAGAATATATAATCGGACATGAAAACGTTTATGACATTAGCAAGTTAGAAAAATTTGGATATTCTTTCAATTCGGATGCAGAGAGAAAAGCTCAGAATGTAGTCAGTCAAAGAGAAAAAGGTATCATTGTTAATTTCGATAATGATATCATTTCTTCAAATGATGGTGGTACTGATATAAAGGATAAAGTAGAAGGAGAGAGTATACAACAGCCCACTGAAATTGAAGATGATGCCATTCTTCCTGAACCAGAAATCAATAATGTCCCTAAAAATGAAAATATAAACACTCAAGAACAGATTGATTTAGAGAAGGCAAAGCAGGGAAGAAGTAGTCAACTTATCCAGCCACAAAGTGCTACTAGTCCTCCATCCACTTTTAAGTTATATATAACACGCACTGGAGTTTTGACAAATATTGGGTTTGATTCTTATGCTAAATGTGTATTGCCAAACGAATGGTATGCTTCTTGGAGGCCAAAAGCTTTACAAGCTGGAGCAGTAACAATAAAAACGTATGCGTGGTATAACGCAACCTATCCAAGAAGGCCTGCAACTGATTATGGGGCACATTTAACAGATAATCCTGCTAACTATCAGCATTATGTAGCTAATTCTAACCAACCCTCTACTCGCTTCTTTGACAGTAGAAAACAGAACAACGATTCCTGA
- a CDS encoding transposase, translating to MGKYSVPESILKFKPKGTMVKLISGRYYVYEYSSVKGSDGKRRTKMGKEIGTILDGVGFVPNNGFNCDEEITTLEFGEYAVVLSNSQKTLLLLQECFNQVDALRIYVVALIHYIHGFLYMKDIHKYYEMSYLSLKYPSLKLGYAALSSLYDSLGRRQGKILHLEEKLVTECSGQVAIDGHVIGCGSMENDLAEKGYKFWKIGEPQINLLMAYDVNTGMPLISRIYEGGSQDKVSVKDLLVQVELKDLLFIVDRGFYSADNLNLFTSNGNSYIIPLAKNLTTCKMAVSSLEMTGRFMYQKGRKASVVEYREQITDGQRVLTFRDLNEASTEQANYLRHLARGDKSYTDENFNKLKDFMGVTVLQTSLTAQTPQEIYELYKKRWSIETYYNYFKNKADYNALYQADFYKTQGLAFIMLVSALIHKNFEDAVAGVKGKSAQDCILDAKMVKANKRRGCWIVCNCKKSHQTLFNQLNTKMAVEV from the coding sequence ATCCATACTAAAATTCAAGCCAAAAGGCACGATGGTGAAACTTATTTCCGGGCGCTACTATGTTTATGAATATTCCAGCGTAAAAGGATCTGACGGAAAACGACGAACAAAAATGGGAAAAGAAATCGGAACAATCCTGGATGGCGTCGGATTCGTCCCAAATAACGGATTTAATTGTGACGAGGAAATAACCACTCTTGAATTTGGCGAATATGCGGTTGTCCTTTCAAATTCTCAGAAAACGCTATTGCTTCTTCAAGAATGCTTCAATCAAGTAGATGCCCTCAGAATATATGTGGTGGCACTGATTCATTATATACATGGTTTTTTGTACATGAAAGATATACATAAGTACTACGAAATGAGCTATCTATCCCTGAAATACCCTTCCCTGAAGCTGGGATACGCCGCATTATCTTCTCTGTATGATAGCCTGGGCCGTCGCCAGGGAAAAATACTCCATCTGGAAGAAAAACTTGTTACTGAGTGCTCAGGGCAAGTCGCAATTGATGGGCACGTAATAGGCTGTGGCTCTATGGAAAACGATCTTGCTGAAAAGGGATATAAATTCTGGAAAATCGGAGAACCACAGATCAATCTTCTCATGGCATATGACGTTAACACCGGTATGCCCCTTATTTCCAGAATATATGAAGGCGGGAGCCAGGATAAAGTCAGCGTTAAGGATTTGCTTGTTCAGGTTGAGTTAAAGGATTTGCTCTTTATTGTCGATCGTGGATTCTACAGTGCCGACAACCTCAATCTGTTCACGTCAAATGGCAACTCATACATTATACCGCTTGCCAAAAACCTCACAACCTGCAAGATGGCCGTCAGCAGTCTTGAGATGACAGGAAGATTTATGTACCAAAAAGGACGCAAAGCTTCCGTGGTTGAGTATAGGGAACAGATAACAGACGGGCAAAGAGTTCTTACGTTCAGGGATCTGAACGAGGCTTCAACGGAGCAGGCAAACTATCTCCGCCACCTGGCACGAGGGGATAAGTCGTATACCGATGAAAACTTCAATAAGCTGAAAGATTTTATGGGAGTTACCGTACTGCAGACGAGTTTGACAGCACAGACACCCCAGGAAATTTATGAGCTCTACAAGAAGCGTTGGTCTATCGAGACATATTACAACTATTTCAAGAACAAGGCAGACTACAATGCTCTGTATCAGGCCGATTTTTACAAGACACAAGGTCTAGCATTCATTATGCTTGTCAGTGCTCTAATACATAAAAACTTTGAGGATGCTGTAGCCGGAGTTAAGGGGAAGTCGGCTCAGGACTGTATTCTTGATGCAAAAATGGTAAAAGCGAATAAACGTCGCGGCTGTTGGATCGTATGCAATTGCAAAAAAAGTCATCAAACTCTATTCAATCAGCTTAATACTAAAATGGCTGTCGAGGTGTGA